One Tolypothrix bouteillei VB521301 DNA window includes the following coding sequences:
- a CDS encoding DUF3611 family protein, with amino-acid sequence MSDISGIRAIAQAFRLTGWISFWTQLVLGIVSGGILLSATFVGRGTNNSNNPGTGFGAFFAVAGLIALGVGIYLAFRLISTGRRLDSANPNNRPRKIESVQVLQFALVVHLTGMLLTLLGAQAIAGTLILKSLTLPQFGVGVYTQIDPSRIIQPLDIFVVQANTNTVTAHFAGLVSSIWLLYRLSKPQP; translated from the coding sequence ATGTCAGACATCTCTGGAATCCGGGCGATCGCCCAAGCGTTTCGCCTGACAGGTTGGATTAGCTTTTGGACTCAGTTAGTACTGGGCATTGTCTCTGGCGGGATTTTGCTAAGTGCAACTTTTGTAGGCAGGGGAACTAACAACAGTAATAATCCGGGAACTGGATTTGGTGCTTTTTTTGCGGTTGCTGGACTCATTGCCTTAGGTGTAGGCATTTATTTAGCATTTCGTCTCATTAGTACTGGTAGGAGATTGGACTCTGCCAACCCTAACAACCGTCCTCGAAAAATTGAAAGCGTTCAAGTCCTACAGTTTGCACTCGTGGTGCATCTAACAGGAATGCTGCTGACTCTTTTAGGAGCGCAAGCGATCGCCGGTACACTGATTCTCAAATCATTAACATTGCCGCAATTTGGTGTTGGAGTATACACTCAAATTGACCCCAGCCGAATTATCCAACCTCTAGATATCTTTGTCGTGCAAGCAAATACCAACACGGTAACAGCACATTTTGCAGGTCTTGTTTCTTCCATTTGGCTGCTTTACCGTCTTTCTAAACCACAGCCTTAG
- the serS gene encoding serine--tRNA ligase, with the protein MLDIRQIRENPQLVQERLNTRGGNYDVQPLMELDTQQRELEAKRNQLQARSNEIAKLIPEKIKAGSDPKGPEIKGLRDEGSSIKAELGKIEPQEKELLAKIKESLLAIPNLPSDSTPIGENEENNVEVRRWGDEYLPKNQNILPHWEIGEKLGIFNTERAVKIAQSRFITLIGAGAALERALIQFMLDRQIAAGYVEIMPPILVNSDSMTATGQLPKFAEESFKCQADDLWLIPTAEVPVTNLYRGEIIDGEQLPIYHCSYTPCFRREAGSYGRDMRGLIRLHQFNKVEMVKFVHPSSSNEELEKMVENAEAILQALQLPYRVLSLCTGDLGFHSAKTYDLEVWLPSSGKYREISSCSNILDYQARRGDIRFKESGKKGTQFVHTLNGSGLAVGRTMAAILENYQQEDGTVRIPEALQPYLRREVL; encoded by the coding sequence GTGTTAGACATTAGGCAAATACGGGAAAATCCACAATTAGTGCAGGAACGGTTAAATACTCGTGGTGGAAACTACGATGTTCAACCGCTGATGGAGTTAGATACACAGCAGCGCGAATTAGAAGCCAAGCGAAATCAACTCCAAGCACGCAGTAACGAAATTGCTAAGCTAATTCCTGAAAAGATAAAAGCTGGTAGCGACCCTAAAGGACCGGAAATTAAAGGTCTGCGGGATGAAGGGAGTTCAATTAAAGCTGAACTTGGGAAAATAGAACCCCAAGAAAAAGAACTGCTAGCCAAAATTAAAGAATCTTTACTGGCAATACCTAACTTACCTAGCGACTCCACCCCCATCGGTGAGAATGAGGAAAACAACGTTGAAGTCCGTCGTTGGGGCGATGAATACCTTCCCAAAAACCAAAATATTCTTCCTCATTGGGAAATTGGCGAAAAGTTAGGAATTTTTAATACCGAGCGGGCTGTAAAAATAGCACAAAGCCGCTTTATCACCTTAATAGGCGCTGGTGCAGCACTGGAGAGAGCTTTAATTCAATTTATGCTCGATCGCCAGATAGCCGCAGGCTATGTAGAAATCATGCCTCCTATTTTGGTCAATAGCGATTCCATGACAGCGACAGGGCAATTGCCTAAATTTGCCGAAGAAAGCTTTAAATGTCAAGCAGATGATTTATGGCTAATTCCTACAGCAGAAGTCCCCGTCACCAATCTCTATCGTGGAGAAATTATTGATGGAGAGCAATTGCCCATATACCACTGTTCTTATACTCCCTGTTTTCGTCGAGAAGCAGGTAGCTACGGGCGGGATATGCGAGGATTAATTCGACTGCATCAATTTAATAAAGTTGAAATGGTCAAGTTCGTCCATCCGAGTTCCTCTAATGAAGAACTGGAAAAAATGGTGGAGAACGCTGAAGCTATTTTACAAGCATTGCAGTTGCCATACCGAGTTTTATCCTTATGTACTGGGGATTTAGGTTTTCACTCTGCCAAAACCTATGACTTAGAGGTTTGGCTTCCCTCTTCGGGTAAGTATCGGGAAATTTCCAGTTGTTCAAACATCTTAGATTACCAAGCACGACGGGGTGACATTCGCTTTAAAGAAAGCGGAAAAAAAGGAACTCAATTCGTTCACACCCTCAATGGTTCGGGATTGGCAGTAGGGCGGACAATGGCAGCGATTTTGGAAAACTACCAACAAGAAGATGGAACGGTACGGATACCGGAAGCGCTACAGCCTTACTTGCGACGAGAGGTGTTGTAA